In Harmonia axyridis chromosome 6, icHarAxyr1.1, whole genome shotgun sequence, a single window of DNA contains:
- the LOC123683172 gene encoding unconventional myosin-VIIa-like isoform X1, with translation MIQKIPNFPMANEVISESQKLNENLIAEESNLKLLNSNSEDIFPLNEEDTKQFYFIDNICDLKLKSPQNVTKLIKYRFFRKLIYTWAGQTLIAVQPYDNNYKNQDEKEGEPNVSTVVDRAFFKLSNKLGKTNQIIVISGDSGSGKTYSGCLALKYLAFQHSSHEDKDLRDILTRTCSAVTVLAAFGNASTIHNFNSSRFGKLTQMQCREGKFVGAYIQTYLLEKSRVSGPNKGESNFHIFTQVLEDLDDYVLEKLYLSKTTEYVICPRMIYHRKTSFSDVVEMMSFLNIKEIDDVLHILSLILNLGNIIFTCKDEKLVILQECKQYVNFCALIFQTSSSSLTQLFTKRLIAPKLRRGSLCYTSCVNIEECNERRNSLMRFLYEKLFMWLVEKINEQTYYRKKHDCLGILDIYGFETFAHNTFEQLCINYANERLQQFYMTDYYNKQVNYLYEKCEKVTKYDMSKYNKRINLLDGTLSVFGILNEECLVKRYNTDMFISTRLSNCLRKNEFFIDRKDYTCTKFSIKHYAGVVEYDSRSMVSKNRDKLPEEMVLFLKETKLAFLSKILDFRDEEVQISHNKTLLSKFKKSLDNLMVSLSLADTHYIKCLKPNQKQLPNSFDDYFFMAELQYNGIIDTLNLEFQRFSTVLSKEDFSKKFDLDILEKLKGLLEGKVYVGRDKIYFSDGSFSLILKYKMILITSCVKIIQRSWKARSRKRHIAACKIQRFFRRFFLNNNTYSTIDSLNTTLDQITVIENVHLEPDLIVETEVKPIKAKRCIFRGDRIISRFKIAQIPIRFHIRRTCIPYSHVLPIDEMPKGLKDIF, from the exons atgattcaaaaaatacctaatTTTCCAATGGCGAATGAAGTGATATCAGAAAGTCAAAAACTGAATGAGAATTTGATCGCTGAAGAGTCAAACTTgaagttattgaattcaaattccgAAGATATATTTCCATTAAATGAGGAAGATACGAAGCAATTCTATTTCATTGACAATATTTGtgatttaaaattgaaatctcCACAGAATG TgacaaaattgataaaatatagattttttcgtAAGCTAATATACACCTGGGCTGGACAAACGCTTATAGCAGTCCAGCCTTATGACAATAATTACAAAAATCAG GATGAAAAAGAGGGCGAACCAAACGTTAGTACAGTTGTTGATAGAGCTTTCTTCAAATTGTCAAATAAACTGGGTAAGACTAACCAGATCATTGTCATTTCTGGAGACAGCGGATCTGGTAAAACGTATTCTGGATGTCTTGCCTTGAAATATTTGGCTTTTCAACATTCTAGCCATGAAGATAAAGATTTAAGAGATATCTTGACAAGAACTTGTTCGGCTGTAACTGTTCTTGCAGCATTTG GTAACGCATCAACAATTCACAATTTCAACAGCTCCAGATTTGGAAAATTGACACAGATGCAATGTCGTGAAGGAAAATTTGTTGGAGCATACATTCAGACTTATCTACTCGAAAAGTCTAGGGTGTCTGGACCAAATAAGGGCGAgtcaaattttcacattttcactcag GTTTTGGAAGATCTGGACGACTATGTATTAGAGAAATTATATCTTAGCAAAACTACGGAATATGTGATATGCCCCAGAATGATATACCATAGAAAAACCTCATTTTCAGATGTAGTTGAGATGATGAGTTTCCTCAATATTAAAGAAATCGATGACGTGTTACACATTTTATCACTTATACTGAATTTGGGGAATATAATCTTCACCTGTAAAGACGAAAAGCTTGTAATCCTTCAAG aatgtaAGCAGTACGTGAATTTTTGCGCACTAATTTTCCAAACAAGCTCATCATCGTTAACACAACTCTTCACCAAGAGGCTAATTGCGCCAAAACTAAGAAGAGGCTCTTTGTGTTACACttcttgtgtcaatatcgaggaGTGTAACGAGAGGAGGAACAGTCTTATGCGTTTTTTATATGAGAAGCTTTTTATGTGGCTCGTGGAGAAAATTAACGAACAGACATACTACAGGAAGAAACATGATTGTTTgg GAATTTTGGATATATATGGTTTTGAAACATTTGCTCACAACACTTTCGAACAGTTGTGTATCAATTACGCTAATGAGAGGTTGCAGCAGTTTTATATGACTGACTATTATAATAAACAAGTGAATTATCTGTATGAGAAGTGCGAGAAAGTTACCAAGTATGATATGTCCAAGTATAACAAGAGAATAAACCTTCTTGATGGAACATTGTCagtttttggaattttgaatgaG gAATGCCTTGTCAAGCGGTACAATACTGATATGTTCATCTCAACCAGGCTGTCTAATTGtttgagaaaaaatgaatttttcatcgacAGGAAAGATTATACATGTACCAAATTTTCTATAAAGCATTATGCTGGAGTGGTAGAGTATGACAGCAGATCAATGGTTAGCAAAAATAGAGACAAA TTACCGGAAGAAATGGTTTTGTTCctgaaagaaaccaaattagCGTTCTTATCcaaaattttagattttagaGACGAGGAAGTACAAATATCTCATAATAAAACTCTTCTATCAAAATTCAAG AAATCTTTGGACAACCTGATGGTTTCTTTAAGCCTAGCAGACACGCACTATATTAAGTGTTTGAAGCCCAACCAGAAACAACTTCCAAATAGTTTCGACGATTATTTCTTCATGGCAGAACTGCAGTACAATGGTATCATTGATACGTTAAATTTGGAGTTTCAACGTTTCTCGACAGT GCTATCTAAGGAAGATTTCTCAAAGAAGTTCGACCTAGATATCTTAGAAAAACTGAAAGGG TTGTTGGAAGGTAAGGTGTATGTTGGAAGAGACAAGATTTATTTCAGCGATGGGTCATTCTCCTTGATTCTGAAGTATAAAATGATTCTGATCACCTCCTGTGTTAAAATAATTCAGAGGTCATGGAAGGCAAGAAGTAGAAAACGTCATATTGCGGCTTGTAAAATACAGAGGT tttttaggagattttttttgaataataacaCTTACTCAACTATTGATTCCCTTAACACGACTTTGGATCAAATAACAGTAATTGAAAATGTACACCTAGAGCCTGATTTGATTGTAGAAACAGAAGTCA
- the LOC123683172 gene encoding unconventional myosin-VIIa-like isoform X2, with translation MIQKIPNFPMANEVISESQKLNENLIAEESNLKLLNSNSEDIFPLNEEDTKQFYFIDNICDLKLKSPQNVTKLIKYRFFRKLIYTWAGQTLIAVQPYDNNYKNQDEKEGEPNVSTVVDRAFFKLSNKLGKTNQIIVISGDSGSGKTYSGCLALKYLAFQHSSHEDKDLRDILTRTCSAVTVLAAFGNASTIHNFNSSRFGKLTQMQCREGKFVGAYIQTYLLEKSRVSGPNKGESNFHIFTQVLEDLDDYVLEKLYLSKTTEYVICPRMIYHRKTSFSDVVEMMSFLNIKEIDDVLHILSLILNLGNIIFTCKDEKLVILQECKQYVNFCALIFQTSSSSLTQLFTKRLIAPKLRRGSLCYTSCVNIEECNERRNSLMRFLYEKLFMWLVEKINEQTYYRKKHDCLGILDIYGFETFAHNTFEQLCINYANERLQQFYMTDYYNKQVNYLYEKCEKVTKYDMSKYNKRINLLDGTLSVFGILNEECLVKRYNTDMFISTRLSNCLRKNEFFIDRKDYTCTKFSIKHYAGVVEYDSRSMVSKNRDKLPEEMVLFLKETKLAFLSKILDFRDEEVQISHNKTLLSKFKKSLDNLMVSLSLADTHYIKCLKPNQKQLPNSFDDYFFMAELQYNGIIDTLNLEFQRFSTVLSKEDFSKKFDLDILEKLKGLLEGKVYVGRDKIYFSDGSFSLILKYKMILITSCVKIIQRSWKARSRKRHIAACKIQRRFFLNNNTYSTIDSLNTTLDQITVIENVHLEPDLIVETEVKPIKAKRCIFRGDRIISRFKIAQIPIRFHIRRTCIPYSHVLPIDEMPKGLKDIF, from the exons atgattcaaaaaatacctaatTTTCCAATGGCGAATGAAGTGATATCAGAAAGTCAAAAACTGAATGAGAATTTGATCGCTGAAGAGTCAAACTTgaagttattgaattcaaattccgAAGATATATTTCCATTAAATGAGGAAGATACGAAGCAATTCTATTTCATTGACAATATTTGtgatttaaaattgaaatctcCACAGAATG TgacaaaattgataaaatatagattttttcgtAAGCTAATATACACCTGGGCTGGACAAACGCTTATAGCAGTCCAGCCTTATGACAATAATTACAAAAATCAG GATGAAAAAGAGGGCGAACCAAACGTTAGTACAGTTGTTGATAGAGCTTTCTTCAAATTGTCAAATAAACTGGGTAAGACTAACCAGATCATTGTCATTTCTGGAGACAGCGGATCTGGTAAAACGTATTCTGGATGTCTTGCCTTGAAATATTTGGCTTTTCAACATTCTAGCCATGAAGATAAAGATTTAAGAGATATCTTGACAAGAACTTGTTCGGCTGTAACTGTTCTTGCAGCATTTG GTAACGCATCAACAATTCACAATTTCAACAGCTCCAGATTTGGAAAATTGACACAGATGCAATGTCGTGAAGGAAAATTTGTTGGAGCATACATTCAGACTTATCTACTCGAAAAGTCTAGGGTGTCTGGACCAAATAAGGGCGAgtcaaattttcacattttcactcag GTTTTGGAAGATCTGGACGACTATGTATTAGAGAAATTATATCTTAGCAAAACTACGGAATATGTGATATGCCCCAGAATGATATACCATAGAAAAACCTCATTTTCAGATGTAGTTGAGATGATGAGTTTCCTCAATATTAAAGAAATCGATGACGTGTTACACATTTTATCACTTATACTGAATTTGGGGAATATAATCTTCACCTGTAAAGACGAAAAGCTTGTAATCCTTCAAG aatgtaAGCAGTACGTGAATTTTTGCGCACTAATTTTCCAAACAAGCTCATCATCGTTAACACAACTCTTCACCAAGAGGCTAATTGCGCCAAAACTAAGAAGAGGCTCTTTGTGTTACACttcttgtgtcaatatcgaggaGTGTAACGAGAGGAGGAACAGTCTTATGCGTTTTTTATATGAGAAGCTTTTTATGTGGCTCGTGGAGAAAATTAACGAACAGACATACTACAGGAAGAAACATGATTGTTTgg GAATTTTGGATATATATGGTTTTGAAACATTTGCTCACAACACTTTCGAACAGTTGTGTATCAATTACGCTAATGAGAGGTTGCAGCAGTTTTATATGACTGACTATTATAATAAACAAGTGAATTATCTGTATGAGAAGTGCGAGAAAGTTACCAAGTATGATATGTCCAAGTATAACAAGAGAATAAACCTTCTTGATGGAACATTGTCagtttttggaattttgaatgaG gAATGCCTTGTCAAGCGGTACAATACTGATATGTTCATCTCAACCAGGCTGTCTAATTGtttgagaaaaaatgaatttttcatcgacAGGAAAGATTATACATGTACCAAATTTTCTATAAAGCATTATGCTGGAGTGGTAGAGTATGACAGCAGATCAATGGTTAGCAAAAATAGAGACAAA TTACCGGAAGAAATGGTTTTGTTCctgaaagaaaccaaattagCGTTCTTATCcaaaattttagattttagaGACGAGGAAGTACAAATATCTCATAATAAAACTCTTCTATCAAAATTCAAG AAATCTTTGGACAACCTGATGGTTTCTTTAAGCCTAGCAGACACGCACTATATTAAGTGTTTGAAGCCCAACCAGAAACAACTTCCAAATAGTTTCGACGATTATTTCTTCATGGCAGAACTGCAGTACAATGGTATCATTGATACGTTAAATTTGGAGTTTCAACGTTTCTCGACAGT GCTATCTAAGGAAGATTTCTCAAAGAAGTTCGACCTAGATATCTTAGAAAAACTGAAAGGG TTGTTGGAAGGTAAGGTGTATGTTGGAAGAGACAAGATTTATTTCAGCGATGGGTCATTCTCCTTGATTCTGAAGTATAAAATGATTCTGATCACCTCCTGTGTTAAAATAATTCAGAGGTCATGGAAGGCAAGAAGTAGAAAACGTCATATTGCGGCTTGTAAAATACAGAG gagattttttttgaataataacaCTTACTCAACTATTGATTCCCTTAACACGACTTTGGATCAAATAACAGTAATTGAAAATGTACACCTAGAGCCTGATTTGATTGTAGAAACAGAAGTCA
- the LOC123683172 gene encoding unconventional myosin-VIIa-like isoform X3: protein MIQKIPNFPMANEVISESQKLNENLIAEESNLKLLNSNSEDIFPLNEEDTKQFYFIDNICDLKLKSPQNVTKLIKYRFFRKLIYTWAGQTLIAVQPYDNNYKNQDEKEGEPNVSTVVDRAFFKLSNKLGKTNQIIVISGDSGSGKTYSGCLALKYLAFQHSSHEDKDLRDILTRTCSAVTVLAAFGNASTIHNFNSSRFGKLTQMQCREGKFVGAYIQTYLLEKSRVSGPNKGESNFHIFTQVLEDLDDYVLEKLYLSKTTEYVICPRMIYHRKTSFSDVVEMMSFLNIKEIDDVLHILSLILNLGNIIFTCKDEKLVILQECKQYVNFCALIFQTSSSSLTQLFTKRLIAPKLRRGSLCYTSCVNIEECNERRNSLMRFLYEKLFMWLVEKINEQTYYRKKHDCLGILDIYGFETFAHNTFEQLCINYANERLQQFYMTDYYNKQVNYLYEKCEKVTKYDMSKYNKRINLLDGTLSVFGILNEECLVKRYNTDMFISTRLSNCLRKNEFFIDRKDYTCTKFSIKHYAGVVEYDSRSMLPEEMVLFLKETKLAFLSKILDFRDEEVQISHNKTLLSKFKKSLDNLMVSLSLADTHYIKCLKPNQKQLPNSFDDYFFMAELQYNGIIDTLNLEFQRFSTVLSKEDFSKKFDLDILEKLKGLLEGKVYVGRDKIYFSDGSFSLILKYKMILITSCVKIIQRSWKARSRKRHIAACKIQRFFRRFFLNNNTYSTIDSLNTTLDQITVIENVHLEPDLIVETEVKPIKAKRCIFRGDRIISRFKIAQIPIRFHIRRTCIPYSHVLPIDEMPKGLKDIF from the exons atgattcaaaaaatacctaatTTTCCAATGGCGAATGAAGTGATATCAGAAAGTCAAAAACTGAATGAGAATTTGATCGCTGAAGAGTCAAACTTgaagttattgaattcaaattccgAAGATATATTTCCATTAAATGAGGAAGATACGAAGCAATTCTATTTCATTGACAATATTTGtgatttaaaattgaaatctcCACAGAATG TgacaaaattgataaaatatagattttttcgtAAGCTAATATACACCTGGGCTGGACAAACGCTTATAGCAGTCCAGCCTTATGACAATAATTACAAAAATCAG GATGAAAAAGAGGGCGAACCAAACGTTAGTACAGTTGTTGATAGAGCTTTCTTCAAATTGTCAAATAAACTGGGTAAGACTAACCAGATCATTGTCATTTCTGGAGACAGCGGATCTGGTAAAACGTATTCTGGATGTCTTGCCTTGAAATATTTGGCTTTTCAACATTCTAGCCATGAAGATAAAGATTTAAGAGATATCTTGACAAGAACTTGTTCGGCTGTAACTGTTCTTGCAGCATTTG GTAACGCATCAACAATTCACAATTTCAACAGCTCCAGATTTGGAAAATTGACACAGATGCAATGTCGTGAAGGAAAATTTGTTGGAGCATACATTCAGACTTATCTACTCGAAAAGTCTAGGGTGTCTGGACCAAATAAGGGCGAgtcaaattttcacattttcactcag GTTTTGGAAGATCTGGACGACTATGTATTAGAGAAATTATATCTTAGCAAAACTACGGAATATGTGATATGCCCCAGAATGATATACCATAGAAAAACCTCATTTTCAGATGTAGTTGAGATGATGAGTTTCCTCAATATTAAAGAAATCGATGACGTGTTACACATTTTATCACTTATACTGAATTTGGGGAATATAATCTTCACCTGTAAAGACGAAAAGCTTGTAATCCTTCAAG aatgtaAGCAGTACGTGAATTTTTGCGCACTAATTTTCCAAACAAGCTCATCATCGTTAACACAACTCTTCACCAAGAGGCTAATTGCGCCAAAACTAAGAAGAGGCTCTTTGTGTTACACttcttgtgtcaatatcgaggaGTGTAACGAGAGGAGGAACAGTCTTATGCGTTTTTTATATGAGAAGCTTTTTATGTGGCTCGTGGAGAAAATTAACGAACAGACATACTACAGGAAGAAACATGATTGTTTgg GAATTTTGGATATATATGGTTTTGAAACATTTGCTCACAACACTTTCGAACAGTTGTGTATCAATTACGCTAATGAGAGGTTGCAGCAGTTTTATATGACTGACTATTATAATAAACAAGTGAATTATCTGTATGAGAAGTGCGAGAAAGTTACCAAGTATGATATGTCCAAGTATAACAAGAGAATAAACCTTCTTGATGGAACATTGTCagtttttggaattttgaatgaG gAATGCCTTGTCAAGCGGTACAATACTGATATGTTCATCTCAACCAGGCTGTCTAATTGtttgagaaaaaatgaatttttcatcgacAGGAAAGATTATACATGTACCAAATTTTCTATAAAGCATTATGCTGGAGTGGTAGAGTATGACAGCAGATCAATG TTACCGGAAGAAATGGTTTTGTTCctgaaagaaaccaaattagCGTTCTTATCcaaaattttagattttagaGACGAGGAAGTACAAATATCTCATAATAAAACTCTTCTATCAAAATTCAAG AAATCTTTGGACAACCTGATGGTTTCTTTAAGCCTAGCAGACACGCACTATATTAAGTGTTTGAAGCCCAACCAGAAACAACTTCCAAATAGTTTCGACGATTATTTCTTCATGGCAGAACTGCAGTACAATGGTATCATTGATACGTTAAATTTGGAGTTTCAACGTTTCTCGACAGT GCTATCTAAGGAAGATTTCTCAAAGAAGTTCGACCTAGATATCTTAGAAAAACTGAAAGGG TTGTTGGAAGGTAAGGTGTATGTTGGAAGAGACAAGATTTATTTCAGCGATGGGTCATTCTCCTTGATTCTGAAGTATAAAATGATTCTGATCACCTCCTGTGTTAAAATAATTCAGAGGTCATGGAAGGCAAGAAGTAGAAAACGTCATATTGCGGCTTGTAAAATACAGAGGT tttttaggagattttttttgaataataacaCTTACTCAACTATTGATTCCCTTAACACGACTTTGGATCAAATAACAGTAATTGAAAATGTACACCTAGAGCCTGATTTGATTGTAGAAACAGAAGTCA
- the LOC123683172 gene encoding unconventional myosin-XIX-like isoform X4 — MIQKIPNFPMANEVISESQKLNENLIAEESNLKLLNSNSEDIFPLNEEDTKQFYFIDNICDLKLKSPQNVTKLIKYRFFRKLIYTWAGQTLIAVQPYDNNYKNQDEKEGEPNVSTVVDRAFFKLSNKLGKTNQIIVISGDSGSGKTYSGCLALKYLAFQHSSHEDKDLRDILTRTCSAVTVLAAFGNASTIHNFNSSRFGKLTQMQCREGKFVGAYIQTYLLEKSRVSGPNKGESNFHIFTQVLEDLDDYVLEKLYLSKTTEYVICPRMIYHRKTSFSDVVEMMSFLNIKEIDDVLHILSLILNLGNIIFTCKDEKLVILQECKQYVNFCALIFQTSSSSLTQLFTKRLIAPKLRRGSLCYTSCVNIEECNERRNSLMRFLYEKLFMWLVEKINEQTYYRKKHDCLGILDIYGFETFAHNTFEQLCINYANERLQQFYMTDYYNKQVNYLYEKCEKVTKYDMSKYNKRINLLDGTLSVFGILNEECLVKRYNTDMFISTRLSNCLRKNEFFIDRKDYTCTKFSIKHYAGVVEYDSRSMVSKNRDKLPEEMVLFLKETKLAFLSKILDFRDEEVQISHNKTLLSKFKKSLDNLMVSLSLADTHYIKCLKPNQKQLPNSFDDYFFMAELQYNGIIDTLNLEFQRFSTVLSKEDFSKKFDLDILEKLKGLLEGKVYVGRDKIYFSDGSFSLILKYKMILITSCVKIIQRSWKARSRKRHIAACKIQR; from the exons atgattcaaaaaatacctaatTTTCCAATGGCGAATGAAGTGATATCAGAAAGTCAAAAACTGAATGAGAATTTGATCGCTGAAGAGTCAAACTTgaagttattgaattcaaattccgAAGATATATTTCCATTAAATGAGGAAGATACGAAGCAATTCTATTTCATTGACAATATTTGtgatttaaaattgaaatctcCACAGAATG TgacaaaattgataaaatatagattttttcgtAAGCTAATATACACCTGGGCTGGACAAACGCTTATAGCAGTCCAGCCTTATGACAATAATTACAAAAATCAG GATGAAAAAGAGGGCGAACCAAACGTTAGTACAGTTGTTGATAGAGCTTTCTTCAAATTGTCAAATAAACTGGGTAAGACTAACCAGATCATTGTCATTTCTGGAGACAGCGGATCTGGTAAAACGTATTCTGGATGTCTTGCCTTGAAATATTTGGCTTTTCAACATTCTAGCCATGAAGATAAAGATTTAAGAGATATCTTGACAAGAACTTGTTCGGCTGTAACTGTTCTTGCAGCATTTG GTAACGCATCAACAATTCACAATTTCAACAGCTCCAGATTTGGAAAATTGACACAGATGCAATGTCGTGAAGGAAAATTTGTTGGAGCATACATTCAGACTTATCTACTCGAAAAGTCTAGGGTGTCTGGACCAAATAAGGGCGAgtcaaattttcacattttcactcag GTTTTGGAAGATCTGGACGACTATGTATTAGAGAAATTATATCTTAGCAAAACTACGGAATATGTGATATGCCCCAGAATGATATACCATAGAAAAACCTCATTTTCAGATGTAGTTGAGATGATGAGTTTCCTCAATATTAAAGAAATCGATGACGTGTTACACATTTTATCACTTATACTGAATTTGGGGAATATAATCTTCACCTGTAAAGACGAAAAGCTTGTAATCCTTCAAG aatgtaAGCAGTACGTGAATTTTTGCGCACTAATTTTCCAAACAAGCTCATCATCGTTAACACAACTCTTCACCAAGAGGCTAATTGCGCCAAAACTAAGAAGAGGCTCTTTGTGTTACACttcttgtgtcaatatcgaggaGTGTAACGAGAGGAGGAACAGTCTTATGCGTTTTTTATATGAGAAGCTTTTTATGTGGCTCGTGGAGAAAATTAACGAACAGACATACTACAGGAAGAAACATGATTGTTTgg GAATTTTGGATATATATGGTTTTGAAACATTTGCTCACAACACTTTCGAACAGTTGTGTATCAATTACGCTAATGAGAGGTTGCAGCAGTTTTATATGACTGACTATTATAATAAACAAGTGAATTATCTGTATGAGAAGTGCGAGAAAGTTACCAAGTATGATATGTCCAAGTATAACAAGAGAATAAACCTTCTTGATGGAACATTGTCagtttttggaattttgaatgaG gAATGCCTTGTCAAGCGGTACAATACTGATATGTTCATCTCAACCAGGCTGTCTAATTGtttgagaaaaaatgaatttttcatcgacAGGAAAGATTATACATGTACCAAATTTTCTATAAAGCATTATGCTGGAGTGGTAGAGTATGACAGCAGATCAATGGTTAGCAAAAATAGAGACAAA TTACCGGAAGAAATGGTTTTGTTCctgaaagaaaccaaattagCGTTCTTATCcaaaattttagattttagaGACGAGGAAGTACAAATATCTCATAATAAAACTCTTCTATCAAAATTCAAG AAATCTTTGGACAACCTGATGGTTTCTTTAAGCCTAGCAGACACGCACTATATTAAGTGTTTGAAGCCCAACCAGAAACAACTTCCAAATAGTTTCGACGATTATTTCTTCATGGCAGAACTGCAGTACAATGGTATCATTGATACGTTAAATTTGGAGTTTCAACGTTTCTCGACAGT GCTATCTAAGGAAGATTTCTCAAAGAAGTTCGACCTAGATATCTTAGAAAAACTGAAAGGG TTGTTGGAAGGTAAGGTGTATGTTGGAAGAGACAAGATTTATTTCAGCGATGGGTCATTCTCCTTGATTCTGAAGTATAAAATGATTCTGATCACCTCCTGTGTTAAAATAATTCAGAGGTCATGGAAGGCAAGAAGTAGAAAACGTCATATTGCGGCTTGTAAAATACAGAGGT ga